The following coding sequences are from one Granulicella arctica window:
- a CDS encoding peptidoglycan-binding domain-containing protein, protein MQFGRFLLSSTLLFAVPLSGVAMTHSRRGPTSQKLFHRKSSSSSKVNRASGQRAIDDTRATAIQTALIKQGYLSGEATGHWDSQTESAMQKMQADNGWQTKLIPDSRAIIKLGLGPNHDDRASAEGGVLSTR, encoded by the coding sequence ATGCAGTTTGGACGATTTCTTCTCTCTTCCACGCTTCTCTTCGCGGTTCCTCTCTCTGGTGTCGCGATGACGCATTCGCGCCGCGGACCGACCTCACAGAAGCTCTTCCATCGAAAATCCTCGTCCTCTTCGAAGGTCAACCGAGCTAGCGGCCAGCGCGCCATTGACGATACGCGTGCGACGGCGATCCAGACTGCGTTGATCAAGCAGGGATACCTCTCCGGTGAGGCTACGGGCCACTGGGACTCCCAGACCGAATCCGCAATGCAGAAGATGCAGGCGGATAACGGGTGGCAGACGAAGCTGATTCCGGATTCCCGTGCGATCATCAAGCTGGGCCTTGGGCCGAACCATGATGATCGGGCGTCCGCAGAGGGCGGCGTGCTTAGCACGCGATAA
- the truA gene encoding tRNA pseudouridine(38-40) synthase TruA, whose protein sequence is MQIWKITLSYDGTPFHGWQIQPGLATVQGTLAAAIRHVTGETVLPQGSGRTDTGVHALGQVASFALECGIPGENLHRALNRALPTSIRVLAVEAMTEGFHARHSAVRKSYEYRIFHGLVKRGQMGIICSPMLAPYVWDCPLPLDLTLLQEAATHVLGTHDFTSFAASDPDRATREAEVPVYATGVRRIDRSCWQERDGLYVYSVTGSGFLHHMVRNMMGTFVEVGAGRLSPDSIPGILAARSRSAAGPTAPARGLFLVEVEY, encoded by the coding sequence ATGCAAATCTGGAAGATAACCCTTAGCTACGATGGCACCCCGTTTCATGGCTGGCAGATCCAGCCGGGGCTCGCGACCGTGCAGGGGACGCTGGCGGCGGCGATCCGGCACGTGACCGGGGAGACCGTGCTGCCGCAGGGTTCGGGACGGACCGATACGGGGGTTCATGCCCTGGGACAGGTGGCTAGTTTTGCGCTGGAGTGCGGGATTCCGGGGGAGAATCTGCATCGGGCACTGAACCGGGCGCTTCCGACAAGCATTCGTGTGCTGGCGGTCGAGGCGATGACTGAGGGGTTCCATGCACGGCACAGCGCGGTGCGAAAGAGCTATGAGTACAGGATCTTTCATGGACTGGTGAAGAGGGGGCAGATGGGGATAATCTGCTCGCCCATGCTGGCTCCGTATGTCTGGGACTGTCCGCTGCCGCTTGACCTTACGCTGTTACAGGAGGCGGCCACGCACGTGTTGGGAACGCATGACTTTACCTCGTTTGCGGCTTCGGACCCAGATCGGGCGACCCGCGAGGCAGAGGTTCCGGTGTATGCTACCGGCGTTCGAAGGATTGATCGGTCGTGCTGGCAGGAGCGGGATGGGCTGTATGTTTACTCTGTGACGGGATCGGGTTTTTTGCACCATATGGTGCGCAATATGATGGGAACATTTGTAGAGGTAGGAGCTGGACGTCTCTCGCCGGATTCTATTCCGGGGATTCTGGCTGCGCGGAGCCGGTCGGCGGCCGGTCCGACGGCACCGGCACGAGGGCTGTTCCTCGTCGAGGTGGAGTATTGA
- a CDS encoding DMT family transporter: MRSNTKAQLLLLAVVAVWGATFVLVKDALNDVSPLLFNLLRMTLAFLVLAAVNYRHLRELSRKTVLSGLVVGAFLAAGYQFQTSGLARTTAAKSAFITGLVVAFVPLLTAVPALRPQGARAPGVTTLLGAVLAFTGLLLLTTPAGTAFRHIFESIGLGDLLTLLCALAFAGHLLALAHTSLHLPAGLLATLQIGAAAVLMGATLPLGGRPEIHLTARLVLALAITSVLATAAAFTIQSYAQQHLAPTHTALILTLEPVFAWLTSMIVLHERFGHRALVGALLILAGIAAIELVPARTPPGIPA, from the coding sequence ATGCGTTCGAATACCAAGGCCCAGTTGCTATTGCTTGCGGTCGTCGCGGTGTGGGGCGCGACGTTTGTGCTGGTGAAAGATGCGCTGAATGATGTCTCGCCGCTGCTGTTCAACCTGCTGCGCATGACGCTGGCGTTTCTTGTACTGGCGGCGGTCAACTATCGGCATCTGCGAGAGTTGTCGCGGAAGACAGTTCTGTCGGGACTAGTGGTGGGAGCGTTTCTGGCGGCTGGATACCAGTTTCAGACCTCGGGGTTGGCGCGGACGACGGCGGCGAAGTCCGCGTTTATTACCGGACTGGTGGTGGCCTTCGTTCCTCTGCTGACGGCGGTTCCGGCGTTGCGGCCGCAAGGTGCTCGTGCACCCGGGGTGACGACGCTGCTTGGAGCTGTACTTGCATTTACTGGATTGCTGCTGCTGACGACTCCTGCGGGGACGGCGTTCCGTCACATCTTTGAGAGCATCGGGCTAGGCGACCTGCTGACGCTCTTATGCGCTCTGGCCTTTGCCGGACATCTGCTGGCGTTGGCTCACACCTCTTTGCACTTGCCAGCGGGGTTGCTGGCGACGCTCCAGATTGGTGCAGCTGCGGTACTGATGGGGGCGACACTACCGCTAGGCGGAAGGCCGGAGATTCACCTGACGGCACGGCTGGTGCTGGCACTGGCAATTACGAGCGTGCTGGCTACCGCTGCCGCGTTCACGATCCAAAGCTATGCACAGCAGCACCTTGCGCCGACCCATACGGCGTTGATCCTAACGCTTGAGCCGGTCTTTGCGTGGCTGACCTCCATGATTGTGTTGCACGAACGTTTTGGACACCGCGCACTGGTTGGGGCTTTGCTGATTCTGGCGGGGATTGCGGCGATCGAACTTGTGCCTGCACGCACACCGCCCGGGATTCCGGCTTAA
- a CDS encoding bifunctional 4-hydroxy-2-oxoglutarate aldolase/2-dehydro-3-deoxy-phosphogluconate aldolase encodes MNKIQILQTLKEIGLVPVLRAESVEKAMALATAIAAGGVTVLEVTMTVPGAIHVMRRLAEERPDILVGAGTVLDPETARTCILEGAKFVVSPAINLKTIEMCQRYSVPVLPGALTPTEIVTAWQAGADIIKVFPASALGGAKYLKSIKAPLPQIELIPTGGVSLDTASEFLDAGAFALGVGADLVDAKAMADGKPELVTETARKYLAIVKKFRQQTSE; translated from the coding sequence ATGAATAAGATTCAAATTTTGCAGACGCTCAAAGAGATTGGACTCGTTCCAGTCCTGCGTGCGGAGTCGGTCGAGAAGGCAATGGCGCTCGCCACCGCAATCGCCGCTGGCGGCGTCACTGTTCTTGAGGTCACGATGACCGTCCCTGGTGCCATCCACGTCATGCGCCGCCTCGCCGAAGAACGTCCGGACATCCTCGTCGGCGCAGGTACAGTCCTCGATCCCGAGACAGCCCGTACGTGCATCCTTGAAGGCGCAAAATTCGTCGTGAGCCCCGCAATCAATCTCAAGACCATCGAGATGTGCCAACGCTATTCGGTCCCTGTTCTCCCTGGCGCGCTCACGCCTACCGAGATTGTCACCGCGTGGCAGGCCGGCGCGGATATCATTAAGGTCTTTCCAGCCAGTGCACTCGGCGGCGCGAAGTACCTCAAGTCCATCAAGGCCCCACTACCTCAGATCGAACTCATCCCTACCGGTGGCGTCTCGCTCGACACTGCTTCCGAGTTCCTCGATGCAGGAGCCTTTGCTCTTGGCGTCGGTGCCGACCTCGTTGACGCAAAGGCCATGGCCGATGGGAAACCTGAGCTAGTCACCGAGACCGCCCGCAAGTACCTTGCTATCGTCAAGAAGTTTCGCCAGCAAACGTCCGAGTAG
- a CDS encoding M20/M25/M40 family metallo-hydrolase, with protein MAHVEGVAAAQSRISRLATLTPVHRAFHWLHLHQLQLRQWQMEMTAIPAPPFGEAARAAWFLERFEALGLSNVHLDEAGNALGELAGAGTDKSGPCVLLSAHLDTVFPAGTDCMPVEADGRLYGPGICDNAAGLTGLLAIGAALRFANITPPIPILFAANVGEEGEGDLRGMKYLFGQGVYRTRIAAAIALEGSGTSAVVTRALGSKRFRLSVTGPGGHSWSDAGVPNPILILSRALAAFDEIPLPETPRTTLNVGMISGGTSVNSIPESATALLDLRSSDREQLLTTESRLREVFTELLLQLPNLNGSSPQISLETIGDRPAAALPDDSSLLQTIRAVDRHLMLKTELRIGSTDANLPLSLGLPAVAMGTGGTGGGIHTLQEWYDPSGRETALRRILLTLLDTTQRAAG; from the coding sequence ATGGCGCACGTGGAGGGAGTAGCGGCGGCGCAGAGCCGGATCTCTCGGCTGGCGACGCTGACGCCGGTACATCGGGCGTTCCACTGGCTGCACTTGCACCAATTGCAGCTACGGCAGTGGCAGATGGAGATGACGGCCATTCCCGCGCCGCCGTTTGGGGAGGCTGCGCGGGCGGCCTGGTTTCTGGAGCGGTTTGAGGCGCTTGGGCTGAGTAACGTGCATCTGGATGAGGCTGGCAATGCTCTTGGGGAGCTTGCCGGAGCCGGCACGGACAAGAGCGGACCTTGCGTGCTGCTGTCGGCTCATCTGGATACGGTGTTTCCGGCTGGGACAGATTGTATGCCGGTTGAAGCCGATGGTCGGCTGTATGGTCCGGGGATTTGTGATAACGCGGCTGGGCTGACGGGACTGCTGGCGATAGGGGCTGCGCTGCGTTTTGCGAATATCACTCCGCCGATTCCGATTCTGTTTGCGGCGAATGTTGGGGAGGAGGGTGAGGGTGACCTTCGGGGGATGAAATACCTCTTCGGACAGGGGGTCTATCGCACCCGGATTGCCGCCGCAATTGCGCTGGAGGGGAGCGGGACAAGTGCGGTGGTCACGCGGGCGCTGGGCAGCAAGCGCTTCCGATTGAGCGTTACCGGGCCGGGTGGACATTCGTGGTCGGATGCGGGAGTGCCGAATCCGATATTGATCCTCAGCCGAGCGCTGGCGGCTTTTGATGAGATTCCGCTGCCGGAGACGCCTCGAACGACGCTCAATGTTGGGATGATCTCCGGGGGGACTTCTGTTAACTCTATTCCGGAATCGGCTACAGCGTTGCTCGATCTGCGCTCGAGTGATCGTGAGCAGTTATTGACTACAGAGTCCAGGTTGCGGGAGGTGTTTACGGAGCTTTTGCTACAGCTTCCGAATCTGAATGGGAGTAGTCCGCAGATCTCGCTCGAGACGATTGGAGATCGTCCGGCAGCGGCGTTGCCAGACGACTCTTCCTTGCTACAGACGATTCGGGCGGTGGACAGACACCTGATGCTGAAAACGGAGTTGCGGATCGGCTCGACTGATGCGAATCTGCCGTTGTCGCTTGGGCTCCCTGCGGTTGCGATGGGGACCGGGGGGACGGGCGGGGGGATTCATACGTTGCAGGAGTGGTATGACCCAAGCGGACGGGAGACGGCGCTGCGACGAATTTTGCTGACGCTTCTCGATACGACCCAGCGTGCAGCGGGCTGA
- a CDS encoding glycosyl hydrolase, which translates to MKIRPRLGTRSCQWMLLLCLSITPVLSQSVPLSEVHRLFKAPPDDARIMMRWWWFGSAVTKPELKREILAMKAGGIGGFEIQPVYPLALDDPAQGFKNLPYLSPGFLDAVTFASNTARANHMRIDMTLASGWPYGGNHVPITQAAGRLRVVAVDVPPSATSIPPPDVGNGEALLATFLGEGSPDHYDPANLKHVELHIASQRAELPQGSAHRVALFFLSSRTGQQVKRPAADADGFVLDHFDKAAINTHLNVVGGKLMQAFANHPPYAVFSDSLEVYGSDWTPELLSEFQKRRGYDLTPYLPELFKGSDEKALAVRHDWGKTLTELIDENYLEPINTWATAHHTRFRSQTYGDPAVSLSSNALVALPEGEGPQWRRFSYTRWATSASHLYGRPITSAETWTWLHSPAFRATPLDMKAEGDLFFLEGVNQLIGHGWPYTPPSVAEPGWAFYAAAVFNDHNPWWTVMPDITKYLQRVSYLLRQGQSDNDAAVLLPNDDVYAAFRPGHVSLSDEMSHFITPALTEQILNNGYSLDYIDPEAIEHQGIHYPVLVLPHIDRLSPEVLTKITDYAAHGGKVIAIGATPSHAPGLMHNEEISQKVVTLSKQLFTGDNPRGHLIASDEDLGAALKTALSPDVELSANASEIGFIHRKLTDADLYFLVNTSNHDIHATAKFRSTWQSASSWNPMDGSEAAIAISPVTLDLAPYESRVIVFSKSSTPTPPPPHVAVSKLVVDLSHDWKLSIPQLHATHTLPTLLSWTEKDDTRFYSGEAIYTKDFDLTAAQLQGVTLAVDFGPGATIEPDPHQHGTRALLESPIREAAVVFVNGQRAGSIWHPPYTLDMTAQLHAGHNHLEIRVANLAINGLAGHTLPDYRLLNLRYGQRFVPQDMDNLQPLPSGILGPVKLIATERGK; encoded by the coding sequence ATGAAGATTCGACCGCGGCTCGGTACGCGCTCGTGCCAATGGATGCTCCTGCTCTGCCTCAGCATCACCCCTGTACTCTCCCAGAGCGTTCCACTCTCCGAAGTGCATCGTCTCTTCAAGGCTCCACCGGACGATGCCCGCATCATGATGCGCTGGTGGTGGTTCGGCTCAGCCGTCACTAAACCAGAGCTCAAGCGCGAAATTCTCGCGATGAAAGCTGGCGGCATCGGTGGATTCGAGATTCAGCCTGTCTATCCTCTCGCTCTCGACGATCCGGCCCAAGGTTTCAAAAATCTCCCCTACCTCTCGCCCGGCTTCCTGGATGCCGTCACCTTTGCCTCGAACACCGCCCGCGCGAACCACATGCGCATCGACATGACGCTTGCGAGCGGCTGGCCCTATGGCGGGAATCACGTCCCCATCACGCAGGCCGCCGGAAGACTCCGTGTAGTCGCAGTCGACGTGCCACCCTCCGCGACTTCGATCCCCCCGCCCGACGTCGGCAACGGTGAAGCGCTCCTCGCCACCTTCCTCGGCGAAGGTTCGCCCGATCACTACGACCCGGCAAATCTGAAGCATGTCGAGTTACATATCGCCTCGCAGCGCGCTGAGTTGCCACAAGGCTCCGCGCACCGGGTCGCGCTCTTCTTCCTCTCCAGCCGCACCGGCCAGCAGGTCAAACGCCCCGCGGCCGATGCGGATGGCTTCGTCCTCGACCACTTCGACAAGGCCGCCATCAACACCCATCTCAATGTCGTCGGCGGCAAACTCATGCAGGCGTTTGCCAATCATCCTCCCTATGCCGTATTCAGCGACAGTCTCGAAGTGTATGGTTCCGACTGGACACCCGAACTCCTTTCCGAGTTCCAGAAGCGGCGAGGATACGATCTTACCCCCTACCTGCCCGAGCTCTTCAAAGGCTCAGACGAGAAAGCTCTAGCCGTCCGCCACGACTGGGGCAAAACTCTTACCGAACTCATCGACGAGAACTATCTCGAGCCGATCAACACATGGGCAACCGCTCATCACACACGCTTCCGCTCCCAAACCTACGGCGACCCGGCAGTCTCACTCTCCAGCAACGCGCTCGTCGCCCTGCCCGAAGGCGAAGGCCCCCAGTGGCGCCGCTTTTCGTACACCCGCTGGGCCACCTCGGCGAGCCATCTCTATGGCCGTCCCATCACCTCCGCCGAAACCTGGACATGGCTTCACTCGCCCGCCTTCCGTGCCACACCGCTCGACATGAAGGCCGAGGGAGACCTCTTCTTTCTCGAAGGCGTCAACCAGCTCATCGGCCACGGTTGGCCTTACACGCCTCCCAGCGTAGCCGAGCCCGGTTGGGCGTTCTACGCTGCCGCTGTCTTCAACGATCACAACCCCTGGTGGACCGTGATGCCCGACATCACGAAGTATCTCCAGCGCGTCAGTTATCTCCTTCGACAGGGTCAATCCGACAATGACGCCGCCGTCCTGCTGCCCAACGACGATGTATACGCCGCTTTCCGTCCCGGCCATGTCTCCCTCTCCGATGAGATGAGCCACTTCATAACGCCCGCGCTGACCGAGCAGATTCTCAACAATGGTTACAGCCTCGACTACATCGACCCCGAAGCCATCGAGCATCAGGGCATCCATTATCCAGTCCTGGTATTGCCGCACATAGACCGGCTCTCACCCGAAGTGCTCACAAAGATCACCGATTACGCTGCACACGGTGGCAAGGTCATCGCGATCGGCGCAACTCCCTCGCATGCGCCAGGTCTGATGCACAACGAAGAAATCTCGCAGAAGGTCGTCACACTCTCGAAGCAGTTGTTTACCGGAGACAACCCGCGTGGACATCTTATTGCATCCGACGAGGATCTTGGTGCCGCCCTCAAAACCGCACTCTCCCCCGACGTCGAACTCTCTGCAAACGCATCGGAGATTGGCTTCATCCACCGCAAACTCACCGACGCCGATCTCTATTTTCTGGTCAACACAAGCAATCACGATATTCACGCAACAGCAAAGTTCCGCAGCACCTGGCAGTCCGCCTCATCTTGGAATCCTATGGATGGAAGCGAAGCAGCCATCGCCATATCACCCGTCACCCTGGATCTTGCACCCTACGAGTCTCGCGTGATCGTCTTCAGCAAATCCTCCACCCCCACACCACCACCCCCTCACGTTGCCGTGTCGAAACTGGTAGTCGATCTTTCACACGACTGGAAGCTGTCCATTCCGCAGCTTCACGCCACGCACACGCTTCCTACGCTCCTATCCTGGACGGAAAAGGACGACACCCGCTTCTACTCTGGCGAAGCCATCTACACAAAAGACTTCGACCTCACCGCAGCGCAGTTACAAGGTGTGACGCTCGCCGTGGACTTCGGCCCGGGCGCTACCATCGAGCCCGATCCGCATCAGCACGGAACCCGCGCACTGCTCGAGAGCCCCATCCGGGAGGCCGCTGTCGTCTTCGTCAACGGACAGCGCGCCGGCTCCATCTGGCACCCACCGTATACGCTCGACATGACAGCTCAACTGCACGCAGGTCACAACCACCTTGAGATTCGCGTCGCCAATCTCGCCATCAACGGACTCGCCGGACACACGCTCCCCGACTACCGCCTCCTCAATCTCCGCTACGGCCAGCGCTTCGTCCCGCAGGACATGGATAATCTGCAACCACTCCCCTCAGGCATCCTGGGGCCGGTCAAACTAATTGCAACAGAGAGAGGGAAGTAG
- a CDS encoding trypsin-like peptidase domain-containing protein — MEMNTPKKTLREAIRNRRLTTSFAVLATLSVGILAGSVLTRTVSGKEVQAVDSSDARPITIPSPVTLSNGFSQIVKQVGPAVVNINTESLPKESTTKTPRKRGQITPNPGQGDDDSQQKQGDMQDFFNRFFGGQGGQGGGDDDSDGGGDRRALGSGFIVDSRGYIITNNHVVDKADRIFVKLSSDPDGGPGDEGHPAKVIGVDKDTDIAVIKIDTKEPLPTIKLGNSDGAQVGDWVLALGSPFSLSKTVTAGIVSAKNRSIDEPGPNGAAQSQFQKFIQTDAAINPGNSGGPLVDMAGQVIGMNTAIYTQSMGSQGVGFAMPSNVIASVYNMLIGPEHKVIRGSIGIQFQPAISSAVQRMYGFESGVMVSTVTPGAGAAKAGLQPNDIIVSIEGRKIKDGDDLVADISARKVGSVVKLGYLRDGKQSTANVTIGDRAKLYANLNSGDDSDNDAKQEPDAGQGKLGITVSAVPSPLATKLGLKGGVVVTSVRPGSFADDISLGKGLIITAINKKPVTDEASYRAIVAGLKSGEDVVFVVRFPNDSSRGNSFLGGTLP; from the coding sequence ATGGAAATGAACACCCCTAAGAAGACTTTGCGCGAAGCCATCCGCAACCGCCGTCTGACGACCTCCTTTGCGGTACTGGCGACGCTCTCTGTTGGCATTCTGGCTGGCTCTGTCCTGACCCGCACTGTGAGCGGTAAAGAGGTGCAGGCGGTTGACTCGTCTGACGCGCGCCCGATCACGATTCCCTCCCCGGTGACTCTGTCGAACGGGTTCTCGCAGATCGTCAAGCAGGTTGGCCCTGCCGTAGTGAACATCAACACCGAGTCGCTGCCCAAGGAATCGACGACGAAGACTCCTCGGAAGCGCGGGCAGATTACTCCGAATCCGGGCCAGGGTGATGACGACAGCCAACAGAAGCAAGGCGATATGCAGGACTTTTTCAACCGCTTCTTTGGTGGCCAGGGCGGTCAGGGCGGTGGGGATGACGATTCGGACGGCGGGGGAGATCGGCGCGCGCTTGGTTCGGGGTTCATTGTGGATTCGCGAGGCTACATCATCACGAACAACCATGTGGTAGACAAGGCAGACCGGATCTTTGTGAAGCTTTCGAGCGATCCTGACGGTGGCCCCGGCGATGAGGGACATCCTGCCAAGGTGATCGGTGTCGACAAGGACACGGATATTGCTGTGATCAAGATCGATACCAAGGAGCCGCTGCCGACGATCAAGCTCGGCAACTCCGATGGCGCTCAGGTGGGCGATTGGGTGCTTGCGCTCGGCAGCCCCTTCTCGCTCTCGAAGACGGTGACTGCGGGTATCGTCTCCGCGAAGAACCGCTCGATCGACGAGCCAGGGCCGAACGGCGCGGCACAGAGCCAGTTCCAGAAGTTCATCCAGACGGACGCGGCGATCAATCCAGGCAACTCGGGTGGGCCTCTGGTCGATATGGCTGGACAGGTGATCGGCATGAACACCGCCATCTATACGCAGTCAATGGGCTCGCAGGGTGTTGGTTTTGCGATGCCTTCGAACGTGATTGCGAGTGTCTACAACATGCTGATCGGACCGGAGCATAAGGTCATTCGAGGCTCGATCGGGATCCAGTTCCAGCCTGCGATCTCTTCGGCGGTGCAGCGCATGTATGGCTTCGAAAGCGGTGTGATGGTCAGCACGGTGACGCCAGGCGCAGGCGCGGCAAAGGCCGGCTTGCAGCCGAACGACATTATTGTGTCGATCGAGGGACGGAAGATTAAGGACGGTGACGATCTGGTCGCCGACATCTCCGCTCGCAAGGTCGGGAGCGTGGTTAAGCTGGGATACCTTCGCGATGGCAAGCAGAGCACGGCGAATGTCACCATCGGGGATCGGGCAAAGCTTTACGCGAACCTGAATAGTGGCGACGATAGCGATAACGATGCGAAGCAGGAGCCGGATGCAGGTCAGGGCAAGCTCGGCATCACTGTTTCGGCTGTGCCTTCACCGCTGGCTACCAAGCTAGGGCTGAAGGGTGGCGTCGTGGTCACCTCGGTTCGTCCGGGCTCCTTCGCAGACGATATCAGCCTCGGCAAGGGGTTGATTATCACGGCGATCAACAAGAAGCCGGTCACGGACGAGGCGAGCTATCGGGCGATTGTTGCCGGGCTGAAGTCAGGGGAAGATGTGGTCTTTGTTGTTCGTTTCCCCAACGATAGCAGCCGTGGCAACTCGTTTCTGGGTGGAACACTCCCATAG
- the purU gene encoding formyltetrahydrofolate deformylase, which translates to MTKPLILLLYCPDRKGLVAAIANFLFEHNANILHAAQHQDNDLSLFFMRVEFALDDEVDRSILRASFASLASSYQMTWQLEEQERPPAVALFVSQYLHCLNDLLYRHSSGELNCTIPLIISNHEDARPLANFHGIPFHRIEVNKECKQEAEQQQMALLAEHSVDLVVLARYMQVLSPDFCARYPRRIINVHHSFLPAFTGARPYHAAFARGVKLIGSSSHYVTEVLDDGPIIEQDVMRISHEDQLPDLIQKGRDLERLVLSRAVRWHLEHRILSYANKTVIFN; encoded by the coding sequence ATGACCAAGCCTTTGATTCTGCTCCTCTACTGCCCAGACCGAAAAGGTCTCGTCGCGGCTATTGCCAACTTCCTCTTCGAGCACAACGCCAACATCCTCCACGCGGCGCAGCATCAGGACAACGACCTCAGCCTCTTCTTCATGCGGGTCGAATTCGCATTGGACGATGAAGTGGATCGTTCCATCCTCCGTGCCAGCTTCGCCTCGCTCGCTTCGAGCTATCAGATGACTTGGCAGCTCGAAGAGCAGGAACGCCCGCCCGCCGTCGCCCTCTTCGTCTCGCAATATCTTCACTGCCTCAACGACCTGCTCTACCGTCATTCCTCCGGTGAGCTCAACTGCACGATCCCGCTCATCATCAGCAACCACGAAGATGCTCGCCCGCTTGCTAACTTTCACGGCATCCCGTTCCATCGCATCGAGGTCAACAAAGAGTGTAAGCAGGAGGCCGAGCAGCAACAGATGGCTCTCCTGGCCGAGCACTCCGTCGATCTGGTCGTCCTCGCCCGCTACATGCAGGTGCTCTCGCCAGACTTCTGTGCTCGCTATCCGAGACGCATCATCAACGTCCATCACTCATTTCTGCCCGCCTTCACCGGAGCCCGCCCTTACCACGCGGCCTTCGCTCGCGGCGTCAAGCTCATCGGCTCCAGTAGCCACTATGTCACCGAGGTGCTTGACGACGGCCCCATCATCGAACAGGACGTCATGCGCATCTCGCATGAAGACCAGCTCCCGGATCTCATTCAGAAGGGAAGAGACCTCGAACGGCTCGTGCTCTCTCGCGCCGTCCGCTGGCACCTGGAGCACCGCATCCTCTCCTACGCCAACAAGACCGTCATCTTCAACTAG